One genomic window of Trichosurus vulpecula isolate mTriVul1 chromosome X, mTriVul1.pri, whole genome shotgun sequence includes the following:
- the LOC118832710 gene encoding WD repeat-containing protein 82-like produces the protein MRVTDFVLQSFRVAKVFPEHTEKINNFDYSPSGESVVASSSEDIILTYDCQEGKPKSCLYSKKYGVDIIKYTRSPTTVIYSCDKIDNTIRYLCLPEYKYIRYFPGHKKKVVALSMSPINDTFISGSLDKTIRLWDLRSPNCQGLMRLQGKPICSFDPQGLIFGAGIGSEMLKLYDLRSFDKGSFAALKMPYEKNCEWTDLKFSKDGKLILLCTNGKFFHVIDAFNGVPMYTFRGYNNSQGLALEASFTPDSQFVMVGSEDGKIHFWNAETGIKVAVLNGRHNSPITCLQFNPKFMTFASASFYLAFWLPDIDEESLL, from the coding sequence ATGAGGGTGACTGACTTCGTTTTGCAGAGCTTCCGTGTAGCCAAGGTGTTCCCAGAGCATACAGAAAAAATCAACAATTTTGACTACAGTCCCAGTGGCGAATCAGTTGTCGCAAGTAGTAGTGAGGATATCATCCTCACGTACGACTGTCAGGAGGGCAAACCAAAGTCATGTTTATACAGTAAGAAATATGGCGTAGACATAATCAAATACACACGGTCACCAACCACTGTAATATACAGCTGTGACAAAATAGATAATACAATCAGATACCTGTGCTTGCCTGAGTACAAATACATTAGATACTTCCCTGGGCACAAAAAGAAAGTGGTGGCCTTATCCATGTCACCAATAAATGATACTTTTATATCTGGATCTCTGGATAAAACCATCCGACTCTGGGATCTCAGATCTCCTAATTGTCAGGGCTTAATGCGTCTCCAGGGAAAGCCAATTTGTTCTTTTGACCCACAAGGGTTGATTTTTGGAGCTGGGATCGGTTCTGAAATGCTTAAACTTTATGATCTTCGCTCTTTTGATAAAGGGTCATTTGCAGCCTTAAAAATGCCATATGAAAAGAACTGTGAGTGGACAGACTTAAAGTTCAGCAAGGATGGCAAACTCATACTCTTGTGTACCAATGGTAAATTTTTCCATGTGATTGATGCCTTTAATGGCGTACCGATGTATACATTTAGAGGGTATAACAACAGCCAGGGCCTCGCATTGGAGGCTTCCTTCACTCCAGATTCTCAGTTTGTCATGGTTGGCTCTGAAGATGGCAAAATCCATTTCTGGAATGCAGAAACTGGAATTAAGGTGGCTGTGTTGAATGGCAGACACAACAGCCCTATAACCTGCTTACAATTCAATCCAAAATTCATGACCTTTGCCAGTGCCTCTTTTTACCTAGCATTCTGGCTGCCTGATATTGATGAGGAATCCCTCCTCTAA